The genomic window CGAATCCATTTATGGCCTTTAAACCATACCAGCTCCATCTGTCCGGTATCATCAATAAAAGTTGCGACCAGTCTTTTTCCTCTTTTCTGTTCTACTGTTTTAACATGTATGATTTTGCCAATCACCTGAATGTCTGCAGAGGTTTGTTGTAATTGACTGATTTTATAATACTGGGTTTTATCAATATAGCGGTTAGGAAACAGATTTAATAAATCCTGGTAGGTATGAATTCCCAGTTCTTTTCTAAGCAAGTCCGCTCGTGCCGGACCTACACCTTTTAAATAGTCAATAGGAGTTTGTAACTTTCCTGGATTCATTAGTTTTTAAAAGTAGGAATGGTTGTTGTACCTTTTGTCCCGTAACAATGCCACTTTAGGATCGTTACTTTATCAAAAATATAAACATAAATGGTAAGAACCATTATTTTCATATCGCTATTCTTAACTGTGATAAAGAGTTTTTCTCAAAATACGGTAGATTTTCTAAAAGGAAATATAGATATCTCAATAGATCCTAATAAAAAGAAAGTAGAAGGAAGGGTATTGTATACTTTTAAAGTTATTGAGAATACCGAAAGAATAGCTATTGATGCTAAGAAAATGCGTATTAGCCAAGTACTTCTGGAAGAACAACCGGTAGATTTTGAGTATAAAGAAGATAAAGTTGTTGTTTCTCATTCTTTTAGGTCAAACCAAAATTATAAAATTGCAATTACTTATACTACCTCTCCCAATAAGGCGATGTATTTTGTAAAGGATCAAACCGGCAGCCACCAGGTATGGACACAGGGGCAGGGAAAATATAGTTCTAATTGGGTTCCCAGTTTTGATGATATGAATGAGAAAGTTGAATTTGACTTTACAATAACAGCGCCAAAGAGTTATACGATAATTGCCAATGGTCAACTAGTCCAAAAGGAAGTAGTCAAAGATCAAAAGTTAAAATGGATTTTTGACATGGAAAAACCGATGAGTAGTTATTTATTAGCACTTGTGGTTGGTACTTATAATCAACTACAGCTCACTTCTCAAAGCGGAACACCTATTTCTTTATATTATCATCCTGCGGATAGCACAAAAGTGGAACCTACTTACCGACATTCAGTAGAAATTTTTGATTTTCTTGAAAAAGAAATAGGATACGCTTATCCGTGGCAGAATTATAAACAAATACCCGTAAAAGATTTTTTATACGCAGGTATGGAGAATACCGGAACTACTATCTTTTCGGATGCTTTTGTCGTGGATAGTATTGCATTTGCTGACCGAAACTATGTGAACGTAAATGCACATGAATTGGCACATCAATGGTTCGGTAACCTGGTGACAGAGACCGATGGCAAACATCACTGGTTACAGGAAGGTTTTGCTACCTATTACGCTTTATTAGCAGAAAAGAAGATTTTCGGAGAAGATTATTTTTTATTTAAACTTTACGAAAGTGCCGAACAATTGACCACCCAATCGCGGAAGGAAAACAATACTTCTCTACTAGATCCCAAAGCGAATTCTTTGACTTTCTATCAGAGAGGAGCATGGGCTTTATATGCTTTACATCAGCTGATCGGGGATAAAAATTTTAAAATTACCATACATAATTATCTGGAGAAGTATCAGTTTAAGAATGTTACTACTTCAGATTTTATTAAGGTAGCGCAAGAAGTATCCGGAACAGATTTAACTGAGTATCGCCGGGTTTGGTTGGAAGAAAAACCGTTTCCATCAGAGAAAGCATTAAAACTGTTGACCAAACATGATTTTATCAAACAGTATTTAACTTTGGCACAGCAGCGAACCCAACCTTTAGCAGGAAAGTGGGAATTGTTAAAGAAAACTTTAAAATTTCCGGTAAACGATTTTATGGGTCAGGAGGTAGTATACCAATTAAATGAAGATACTTCAGCAGAAGCTGTTGCTTTGTTAGACCAGGCTTTTGAATCTAATAATACTTACGTGCGCCAGGCAATTGCCACTTCTATTACTAAAATTCCAAATGAGTTACAAAAACAGTATGAAAAGTTACTAAAAGACCCGTCCTATGCGACTATCGAAGCAGCTTTGTATCATTTATGGATTCAATATCCGTCAAAACGAAAACTATATTTAGATCAAACTAAAGATTTTATTGGATTTACGGATAACAACATACGTTTGTTATGGCTAGTGTTGGCTGTAAGTACTTCGGATTATAATACGGATCGACATCAACAGTATTTTCAAGAATTATCTAATTATACCAGTCCTAAGTATTCTTTTTCTACTCGTCAAAATGCTTTTTCTTACCTACAGAGTTTACAATCTTTTTCTAAACCTGCATTAGAAAATCTGGCAGAAGGAACCGCGCATCACCATTGGAGATTTAGAAAATTCTGTCGTCAATTATTGGATGAACTATTAAAAGACAGTTCATATAAAAAGAAATATGTAGATTTACTCCCAAATTTGTCTATAGCAGACCAAACCTACTTACAATTAAAATTAAGCGAATAAATCTATGCATGCATTAGTCATTTCCGGGGGAGGGAGCAAGGGTGCTTATGCCGGAGGTGTTGCTCAATATTTAATACAAGAAGAAAAGCGCAAGTATGACCTTTTCCTGGGAACTTCTACGGGAAGTTTGCTAATTCCTGCCCTGGCTTTGGGTAATATTGAAAAAGTATACGATATTTATACCAATGTAAATCAACATACTATTTTTAATATTAATCCTTTTGTAGTCCGAAAAAAAGGAAACCGGGAGTATGTTTCTATTAATTTTAAAAACACCTTGCTTCAGTTTTTAAAACGAAAACGAACTTTTGGAGAAAGTAAAAATCTACGGAAGGCTATCCGTAAAAACTTTAGTGAAGCCGAATTCAGGTTGGCTCGCGAAAAAGTAAAGGACGTAGTGGTTACCGTATCGAACCTTACTAAAAATAAAACCGAATATAAATCCATCCAGGATTATTTATACGAAGATTTTTGCGATTGGATCTGGATTTCCTGCAATTATGTTCCTTTTATGAGCCTGGTTACCAAGAATAAATGTGAATATGCTGACGGAGGATTTGGTTGTATGATCCCTATCCGGGAAGCTATTAAACGAGGGGCAACGCATATTGATGCCATCATCCTGGAATCCGAAAATATGGAACATAATAAGGTACTTGGAAAGAACCCATTTTCACTAATGGTAAACCTGTTCAGTTTTATGTTTGACCAGGTCGAAGATCATGATACTATTGTAGGAAAGCTGGCAGCAATTAATAAAAACGTCTCCCTTAATTTATACTACACTCCCTCAAAATTAACCGAAAACTCCTTGATCTTTAATAAAAAATTGATGCGGAGCTGGTGGAAACAAGGATTTAACTACGCAGCGGATAAAGCTACTTATGCTTTGGAAAATAAGCTGAAGGAAACGGAGAAGGATAAATAAGCTTTTGATTAAAAAATATCAGCGACCTCACTTTTAATTGCACGTAATGCATCTTCCGTAGGATTACCATCCGTAATTACCTGATTTAAAATTTTTTCCCGAAGCGTCTGAGCATTTGTAACTTCTTCGTCAACCAAATTCTTTCTGATAACCTGTACGATTTCATTTTTAGAAGACCGGATGATATTCCAGCAATCTTCAGACATATAAATCTGCTGTGCCAAGTTGTGGTCAAATTCCTGTTCGATGGTTTGAATTAATAAAGAAGCATATTGTTGTTTATTATCGCCAATCGGAGCAATACGTAACATCAATTTTGCTGGTGCAATACGCTCCATAAGTAGGGATACCCGTTCGTAGGCTTGTAATCGCAGGGGTAGAGCTTCTTTTTGTTTTTCTCGTTGTAATTCAAATTTTCTACGCATGGCCTCATTGCGAAGATGCTGTTTAAAAAAGAACAAGGACAACAGCGTTAAAAAAAGAGCAGGTATTAATGAAATTAGTAAAGTTATTACGTTGATCTCCATTGATAAATTAGTATTTATGCGATAATCTTTTGATACGAACCTCCCAAATACGGGCAGTTCCGCAAATGCTCCACTGAGGTAAAGGATACAGGTTCTTTTTGATAAGAAAATGAATCCTCTAAAGAACGGGTTAAGGCTACATCTTCTACATTAATAGCAATATCCTGCATATTGTATTGGCAGGGATGCTCATGTCCTACGGCATGGGTAATCTCTAGGAATTCTTTCCGAAAAGTTTTAAAATATTGAGCCGCTCTTTCGGATTTTAATGGGACATCAATACCGCGTTGTAACCATTTATTTTGAGTGGCAATACCAGTTGGACAAGTATTGTTATGACAAACCTGCGCCTGAATACATCCGATACTCATCATGGCTTCACGAGCTACATTAATACAATCCACTCCCATAGCAAAAGCCATGGCTGCCTTTGCCGGAAAGCCTAATTTACCACTTCCGATAAAAACAATACGATCAGTTAAATTTCGTTGTTGAAAAATCTTATATATTGCAGCAAAGCCAAAACTCCAAGGTAGCGAAACATGATCTGCAAAACTTGGAGGTGCGGCCCCGGTACCTCCTTCACCCCCGTCAATTGTAATAAAATCAGGTCCGGAATTCGTACTTTTCATTAGGTCAGCCAGTTCTTCCCACATCTCAGTTTTACCTATGGCAGCTTTAATACCTACGGGCAGACCGGTTTCTTCAGCAATACTTTCTATAAAGGTAAGAAGTTCAGGAACCGTACCAAATGCTTTGTGGGTTGCCGGGGATAAGACGTCTTCTCCTTCTTTAACACCCCGAATTTCTGCAATTTCCTTTGAAATTTTTGATCCTGGGAGAACGCCTCCTTTTCCGGGTTTGGCACCCTGGGATATTTTGATTTCGATAGCTTTAATAAAAGGATTTTCAGCTACCAATTTTTTCATTTTTTCCATGGAAAAATTACCATCTTCGGTACGAACACCAAAGTATCCGGTTCCAAAGTGAAAGATTACATCACCCCCGTTACTATGATAAGGAGACAAGCCACCCTCTCCAGTATTATGATAGGCATGAGCCATTTGGACTCCTTTGTTTAATGAATCAACCGCTCGTGCAGAGAGGGATCCGTAACTCATGGCAGAAACATTAATTATGGAAGCCGGACGATATGGTTTTCTCCTTTGGTTATGCAATCCCATCACTTTTGCACAGGGTAAGAAATATTTATCCTTTTTATTAGGATGCGTGTCGTCTACCTGGTAAGGCATCATCTGATTTTTAATAAAAATATGCTGATGTTCGTAAATGTTACGATCCGTTCCAAATCCTTCGTAATTATTTTCTCCTTTGGAAGAAGCATATATCCAACCTCTTTCAATACGATTAAAAGGTAACTCTTCTCTATTGTTAGCTACAAAATACTGTCGCATTTCAGGACCAATACTTTCCAATAAATACCGAAGGTGCCCGACCACCGGAAAATTGTGCTTAATGGTATGTTCCCGGTTAATTACCACATCATAAAACGCAATCATTAAGAGTACTACAAGTATCCATACCCACCAGGGTATACTACTGATAAAATCCATAACTACGTTCATTCAATGTCCTTTTAAAATATCTGCTAAAATATCTTATTTATTTAAATAATCTATGGCAAGTTGGGACAAAGCATTTACACCCAGTAACATTCCGCTTTCATCGATATAAAAATCCGGAGTGTGATGGGCTGGTGCATCTTCTGGTTTGGTTTCTGGCGACATTCCACCCAGGAAAAAGTAAAATCCAGGTACTACTTCCTGAAAATAAGAAAAATCTTCTCCGCCTGTAGAGGCTTTTGCTATTTCTACTTTTTCAGAACCTGCCACATTTTGTAAAGTAGGTAGCATTTGTTCCACTAATTTTGGGTCATTATACGTAATGGTCGTATTATTTTGAATGTCGATAGTAGCTGAACCTCCGTAGGCTTTGGCGATTGCCGGAACCATCTCATTCATTCTTTTGATAATGGTAGCTCGCATCTCTTTATCCAGGGTACGTACGGTTCCTATCAATTCTGCGGACTCGGGGATAATATTAAATCGTACGCCACTGGTAATTTTACCCACGGTAATCACTGCTGCCCCGTCAATAAGCTTGGAATCCCGGCTGATGATGGTTTGCAGCCCATCAATGATTTTAGCTGATATTAGAATAGGATCAGTTCCACTCCACGGAGCAGATCCATGCGTTTGTTTACCTTGTACATTAATTACAAAGCGTTCTACGGAGGCCATCGTACCTTCCGGGCGATATCTAATGGTTCCCACCGGAGTACCGGAATTAATATGTAGCCCAAAGATGGCATCTACATCGGGTTTGGTTAATACTCCTTCTTTGATCATTAGTTTGGCTCCGCCTTCTTCTCCGGGTGGCGGACCTTCTTCTGCAGGTTGGAAGATAAATTTTACGGTACCTTTAATTTTATCTTTATGTTGTGACAGCACTTCGGCAACTCCCATTAAAATAGCAGTATGCGTATCATGACCACACGCATGGCTAACCCCAACTTCTTTATTCAAAAAAGTAGTTTTTACCTCTGATTTAAAAGGAATTTCAGTTCGTTCTGTCACTGGTAAAGCGTCAATATCTGCCCGTAGTGCAACCGTTTTCCCTTTAGTTTTTCCTTTTAAGATACCAACAACCCCAGTTTTAGCCACATTTTCAGTGACTTCCATTCCTAATTTTCGAAGATGGTCTGCAATTTTTTTAGCAGTCTCTACTTCCCGATTTGAGAGTTCAGGGTTTTGATGAAAATCCCTTCGCCAATTAATCACTTTAGTTTCTACTTCTTTTGCAGAAGTAGTAATTTTAGTTGAAGCATTTTGTGTAAACCCAAAAAAACTGGATAGTAAGCAGAAGTAAATCGTCGTTTTAAAGATCATTGAAGACAAGTGTTTGGTGTATTTATAAAACAAAAATACAAATTACAACTTGTTGTGATATTTACCGTATTCTTAACAATTATTTTAAAATTTCAGATTATTCAAATTTGTATAAAACTACAAATCCCCAATACTAAAAAGTATTGAGGATTGCATTCGAATACTTTCATATTCGAGAATCAAGCAATTTGTAAAATTCGCTTAAGGGGTATAAGTATTGAGTTTTTCAAAAAGACGGCATTATCCGTAACCTTCCGAAGGGTAGTTTCGATAGTATTTAAATATTCAATTTGAATAGAAGTGATAGTAGCTTTCACTTTTTCTAAATTACTTAAAGTCATATCTCGATTAAGTTCGAAAATAGGAGCTAATTTTTCAGAAATTTCTGCTATTACCTCTGCTTTTAGAAAAGGTAAAAAGGGTAGTTGTTTTCTTTTTATATTTTGCAACAACATATCACCATAATTTTGGGGTTAAGTGAAAAAACTAATCAAATATATGTTTTTTATCTTTAATTAATGCATTTTAACTAAAAATAATATTTTAAAAGTAAGTTTTTACTTTCTTTTATTTGATGATAGCTAGGATTTTTAAGATATTTTAAAGGTGCATGCATACGACTTACTCTTGTATTGTAGAAGTAATCAATTAAAATACTACGTATAAATACTTAGATACAATAAGAGAGAGGGGGGGTAAACCCCCTAGATGGAACTAAGGGGTACACCCTATTTGCTTTATATTTAAAAAAATTTGGCAATTGATTAAAATTCTAAAATTCAATTCTTTACAGATTAATTACTGCTTACCTGTAAAAAAGGTAAGGGTCTGTTTGTTTTTCATAACCTATAATTTTGAATACATTAGGCGAAACAATTAAATTTTAATATTATGGGCATAAAAGTACCTGAGAAATGTATAACAGTGGAAGAGGCAAAAGAATTACAAAAATCCTGGTGTGATACTCGACTTCCTGAAATTAATAGTTGTCTAGGATTTGAAGATACTCGAGAGTTTTGGTGGAGTGTTAAAGAATTAAAAAAATATATAAGATATGTAGAAAAAGAATCTAAGGAGCAAGGAATTGAAAATCCTGGAATTCGTGCTTACTTTGGTGCTTATCCAAAAGAAAAATGTAAAATGAAAAAAGGCTATGCCACTTTATTTTTAGCACCAACAGGCTCCCCCGCAGGAGAGTTAGGAAAAGGCGGGGATCGTGCTAGGAATAACCATAGTATTCAGGCTTATAACTCTGGTAGTAGTGGAGAGCCACCAATTTCATATTAATGAATAAGAATCTTTTAATAATTGATGGATTTGAGTTACTTGCTAGTATTTCTGGTAGTATATACATACTAAAATATCGAGTTGATAATTCAATTCGATATTTTGTTTATTTTTTATGGTTTACTTTATTAGTTGAACTTGTTGGTTTAATACCAAGTTTGATATATTACTACAATTATTTGGATTTCTTAAAAGATACATTTTTAGAAAAAAATAATTGGCTTTTTAATATTTTTCATATTTTAAATTTTCTTTTTTACACATATTTTTTTCGAAGTATAATTAATACACTTCTTTATAAAAAAACATTGAAGTATTTAGCAATATTTTTTCTTTTAACAACTGTAAGTAACTTATTATTAACCGATGTGTTCTTTAGTGTTGCTTCAGCATTTACCTACATATTTGGATCTATTTTAATTCTTATTTCAGTCATGTTTTACTTCCTTGAGTTGTTACAAAGTGATGATATATTAAGATTTAATAAGAATCTATATTTTTACATAGCAATTGGTAGTTTAATTTTTCATCTAGCTGTAACTCCTTTATTTATTTACTCTAATTATTTTGATTTAGGAAAAAGCCCTTTTTATGTCGAAATCAGGAGGGTAATACTTCGGTTTACCAACATTTTTATGTATTCTTGCTTTACTATAGGTTTCTTAGTATGCTCGAGAAAGAACAAATCTTATTGATAATATATTTTACACTTATCATTCTCTTTTTTCTGATTTTTGGAATTGTCTTCTTTATTGCCTTTCAAAAAAGAAAAAACAAATTACTTTTAGAAAAACTTCAGGCGGAAAAGCAGTTTGAAGAAACCCTACAAACTTCAAAAATTGAGATTCAGGAGCAAACCTTACGTAATGTGAGTTGGGAATTACATGATAATATTGGGCAACTCTTATCTACCGCCATGCTTCAGATTAATATGGCTTCTAATAATAACAATCAGATTAAAGAAGAAGACCTTGCAGATGTAAAGGTTTTATTACAATCCAGTATGAAAGAAGTTCGTAGCCTTTCACACACCTTAAACTATAAAGTTTTAGAGAATATTGGCTTGGATAAATCAGTAAAAGCAGAACTAGAACGCTTTGAACGCCTAAATTTTTTAAAAACAAGCTTTACTATTGAAGGTACTCCTTTTGAAGTTAACGCTAAAGATGAGGTAATTATCTTTCGGATTATACAGGAGTTTTTT from Aquimarina sp. ERC-38 includes these protein-coding regions:
- a CDS encoding M1 family metallopeptidase — its product is MIKSFSQNTVDFLKGNIDISIDPNKKKVEGRVLYTFKVIENTERIAIDAKKMRISQVLLEEQPVDFEYKEDKVVVSHSFRSNQNYKIAITYTTSPNKAMYFVKDQTGSHQVWTQGQGKYSSNWVPSFDDMNEKVEFDFTITAPKSYTIIANGQLVQKEVVKDQKLKWIFDMEKPMSSYLLALVVGTYNQLQLTSQSGTPISLYYHPADSTKVEPTYRHSVEIFDFLEKEIGYAYPWQNYKQIPVKDFLYAGMENTGTTIFSDAFVVDSIAFADRNYVNVNAHELAHQWFGNLVTETDGKHHWLQEGFATYYALLAEKKIFGEDYFLFKLYESAEQLTTQSRKENNTSLLDPKANSLTFYQRGAWALYALHQLIGDKNFKITIHNYLEKYQFKNVTTSDFIKVAQEVSGTDLTEYRRVWLEEKPFPSEKALKLLTKHDFIKQYLTLAQQRTQPLAGKWELLKKTLKFPVNDFMGQEVVYQLNEDTSAEAVALLDQAFESNNTYVRQAIATSITKIPNELQKQYEKLLKDPSYATIEAALYHLWIQYPSKRKLYLDQTKDFIGFTDNNIRLLWLVLAVSTSDYNTDRHQQYFQELSNYTSPKYSFSTRQNAFSYLQSLQSFSKPALENLAEGTAHHHWRFRKFCRQLLDELLKDSSYKKKYVDLLPNLSIADQTYLQLKLSE
- a CDS encoding patatin-like phospholipase family protein; protein product: MHALVISGGGSKGAYAGGVAQYLIQEEKRKYDLFLGTSTGSLLIPALALGNIEKVYDIYTNVNQHTIFNINPFVVRKKGNREYVSINFKNTLLQFLKRKRTFGESKNLRKAIRKNFSEAEFRLAREKVKDVVVTVSNLTKNKTEYKSIQDYLYEDFCDWIWISCNYVPFMSLVTKNKCEYADGGFGCMIPIREAIKRGATHIDAIILESENMEHNKVLGKNPFSLMVNLFSFMFDQVEDHDTIVGKLAAINKNVSLNLYYTPSKLTENSLIFNKKLMRSWWKQGFNYAADKATYALENKLKETEKDK
- a CDS encoding FMN-binding glutamate synthase family protein, translated to MNVVMDFISSIPWWVWILVVLLMIAFYDVVINREHTIKHNFPVVGHLRYLLESIGPEMRQYFVANNREELPFNRIERGWIYASSKGENNYEGFGTDRNIYEHQHIFIKNQMMPYQVDDTHPNKKDKYFLPCAKVMGLHNQRRKPYRPASIINVSAMSYGSLSARAVDSLNKGVQMAHAYHNTGEGGLSPYHSNGGDVIFHFGTGYFGVRTEDGNFSMEKMKKLVAENPFIKAIEIKISQGAKPGKGGVLPGSKISKEIAEIRGVKEGEDVLSPATHKAFGTVPELLTFIESIAEETGLPVGIKAAIGKTEMWEELADLMKSTNSGPDFITIDGGEGGTGAAPPSFADHVSLPWSFGFAAIYKIFQQRNLTDRIVFIGSGKLGFPAKAAMAFAMGVDCINVAREAMMSIGCIQAQVCHNNTCPTGIATQNKWLQRGIDVPLKSERAAQYFKTFRKEFLEITHAVGHEHPCQYNMQDIAINVEDVALTRSLEDSFSYQKEPVSFTSVEHLRNCPYLGGSYQKIIA
- a CDS encoding amidohydrolase, which gives rise to MIFKTTIYFCLLSSFFGFTQNASTKITTSAKEVETKVINWRRDFHQNPELSNREVETAKKIADHLRKLGMEVTENVAKTGVVGILKGKTKGKTVALRADIDALPVTERTEIPFKSEVKTTFLNKEVGVSHACGHDTHTAILMGVAEVLSQHKDKIKGTVKFIFQPAEEGPPPGEEGGAKLMIKEGVLTKPDVDAIFGLHINSGTPVGTIRYRPEGTMASVERFVINVQGKQTHGSAPWSGTDPILISAKIIDGLQTIISRDSKLIDGAAVITVGKITSGVRFNIIPESAELIGTVRTLDKEMRATIIKRMNEMVPAIAKAYGGSATIDIQNNTTITYNDPKLVEQMLPTLQNVAGSEKVEIAKASTGGEDFSYFQEVVPGFYFFLGGMSPETKPEDAPAHHTPDFYIDESGMLLGVNALSQLAIDYLNK
- a CDS encoding sensor histidine kinase, which translates into the protein MLEKEQILLIIYFTLIILFFLIFGIVFFIAFQKRKNKLLLEKLQAEKQFEETLQTSKIEIQEQTLRNVSWELHDNIGQLLSTAMLQINMASNNNNQIKEEDLADVKVLLQSSMKEVRSLSHTLNYKVLENIGLDKSVKAELERFERLNFLKTSFTIEGTPFEVNAKDEVIIFRIIQEFFSNTIKYGEANCLDVLFNYYVKGLAITLKDDGIGFDMNHQNKGAGLLNMKGRADLLQATYDLTTQPGKGTSLQLTYPYKIHYS